The window CGTTATTACTAAATTACCTTAGAGCCGTCTTTCCATCGTGAGCGTGTTGATCGATCGGTGCTCTATGTTGTTCCAGGAGTCTCTCAACTAACGCAGCGTGTCCTTCTTGCGCGGCTAGCATCAGAGCGCCTTTCCCATCGTTGTCAGTTTCGTCAATTTTGGCTCCAGCTTCCAGTAATGCTTCGCAAACATCGATATGCCCTTCGAATGCCGCATAATGCAATGGCGTCCATCCTGAATTGTCCCTGTGTTGCTCGTCCAAGCCTAAAATATCGAAGATTCATGTTGCAAGTTACCTCCAAAAATAATTCAGAGGACTTAATACTgaattaagataaaaataatcgGGAGGAAAGGGAAGGTATTTTATACCTCTGTCCAATAATTGTTTCACTACATCAGTACCGCCTTGGGCAGCAGCAACGCTCAAAACGGTCCTGCCCTCGTTATCAATGCTGTCAACGTAACATCCCCAGAATAAGAGAAGAGCGACCACTGATCCATGACCCATGCTGGCAGCTGCCCACAAAGGTGTGCGCCCCGTAGCATCGCAATGATCCACATCTGCCTCGTATTCCAATAACAACTCGCAAACGTCTCTGTGTCCCTCGAACGCGGCCACTAACAATGGTGTCATGCCATCCTTATCCTGGTGATCGACTGCAGCTCCTCTTTCCAAGAGGATCGTAACCACCTGTGACAGAAGATCATATATTCGTTTATATACGTATACCGAGATCTCACAAGTAAATAACTTCGcgtaatttcattaatacaaaatttaaagtTTTCATGCTTCAACTGACTGTTACTTGTGCATTTTAGTGCTGAGCGTTACTAGGATCTCTTAATAGGAATTTTAGATATCTCTTTTTATCACCCtatatatatagtgtataaAGATCATCACAACACGTTAAAAGCCTTTCAGTTCGCTGGAGATGGGATTGGACATAAAAATTCGAATGCAGCGAGCTTAAAGACGTCAGCACTAAAATGATTAAGGATTTCTAATGTCAGCTAGTGTCTGCATAAAATCAATCGATTAATCAGATCGCACTTACGATCTTCTTAAACTTTAACTACCTTacacaatattaaaaaaaaaaaaaaaaaaagagaaacaaaaaacaATAGTGTGATACGATAATGGAATGATATCAAACAAACTAAAATTTCGTTGTTAGTACGTATGAAGAGAAACAGTATTCGTGTTCCAGCAGTGTTTTGTGCAACGATCTTGCAAGTATCTCGTTCTTGCTTGTCCCATAACATCATTGCCTTTCTTTATCTCTCGACAGCCGTGAAAACGAGGGGAACGGAAACTAACTTTTGCATAGCCATGATTGGAGGGTACACATAGGGCAGCTACGCTGAGGGCAGTCCTTCCGTCGTTATCAGCGTGATCGATCTCCGCGCCGAAGTCTAGAAGGTGTTCGACGATCTCGCTGTGACCCATGTAGGCAGCGGCAATTAAGGCGGTTCTACCCTCGTCATCGGTTCTGTTGACGTCGGCGCCGTGCTGCAGAAGCGCTTTAACGATGTCCTCGTGGCCACCCCATGCGGCTGCTCTGAGCGCGGTTCGTTGATCCCAATCGGCGCAATCCACCATTGCCCCGTGCTCCAGCAGCATTTCGACTacctatatttttatttcaccgtTTATATTCCTCCACTGACTTCCCCCTTTTATCATCATACTTCAATACTTGCAATCCTCATTAAGATATTCAGATATATTAATCGACTGTTACTGTGTATTATTTGACTGTTAACTCGTGTTGCAATCAAATGTTATTTCGTCTGTTAAACGTGTATCAACAACGACTATATTCTCAACTGTATGCAAGGATGATGATGACATTGTTAAGGATAGATGATTCAATGTCTCGAGTtctgttgttttattttaaacgatTACCTGAGTATGTCCACCCCAGGCAGCAGCTCTCAGGGCTGTCCATCCGTCGCAGTCAGCGTGATCCGCACAGGCCCCTGAAGCCAGCAAAACTCGTACTACGTCTGCATAACCGTGTCTCGCTGCCAGATTTAAGGGTGTTTGACCGTGACGATCAGTGGCTTCCAGTTTTGCCTGCGTGATTAGAAAATATGCAACATATAACATGGCATTAAACACGGTTTGCTAATCTGTAGAATTTTAGGATTTGCGATTCTTTCGTGGTTGggaaatcttttttattatttttactctattaattaaatacatattaagTTGGTAAGTTTTACTAAAAAAATTTTCATATGGAAGCCTTTggttattactttttattatgtatttatctAGAGATTCTTAGCCctagttataaatataaattaaaattatatacctgaaaattcattttatttatcttattaaatACTTTCTTGTGTAGGAGAAGGGCGATTATTTCATTATCATAAAAAAGTATCGCGACTCAAAAAGTGTAGGGAAACACTGGTATAAAGGGTTTTAATTTATGTGAATCTACTTTTCTACAGAGTGACTGCCAACACTTTCCAAACTATATACCAATTTTGGTTcaaataatatgttaataaaaattgtattttatgagCCCAGGTACAAATTGTGTACCTGGTCCTTTATTTTCAGAAAGTCGTTACTTCAACAATATAATGAGATTATACCGTAGTTAGAAACTTTTGACAAGCGTTGTATTTATGATAATTGCTGCAACTAATAAGGGAAGATCGTAAACCGGTACAGTTGCGGTAAATGTTTTATGATTCGTTTATGCTTCTTCCTTATTACATTGTAAGCTTGCTTTCCCTTAAAGACTGCTCTTTATGATGTCTACTTACAATTATTACGGTATAAATGCTAGTGTACATACGTTAGGGAAGTCAATATAATTGTCAAACGAGATTAATTATTAACTATATATTGTAAAATGcttatgcaatttcatattcaCTAAATATCATaatgactattttattttatgctcGTGTCTTTGTATAGCTATGCATTTTTACATTGAAATTACCACAAATGCACAAATATCCACagtgtaattaaaatttccatagAGAATCCATTTGTGTGTTCTAAAATTGTACATACTATGCTTTAGACTGTACAGAACATTaagaaaatttttcttttgtaaatatttttctgtaaatttataattcttcgtTCGGCATATGAAAAATGCATTGTTGGTATAAATCATGATGCAGCTTTTTAAAAATGGGAGAGGTTGATCCTTACCTGAGGACATGTCGCCAGAGCCAACTCCAGCAGAGATGCATTACCGTCTGCAGCAAGCGTGTGCAGCACTGTTCGTCCGCAAGAATCAGCTTGATTGATGTCCCCGCTTTCGCCGAGCAGTTCCGTTAATGGCTCGCTGGGAGATTCATCCATAGGGCTTACGTCTTGCGAGACCTGTGACAAACATTACAGTTATACGAATTCTATTTTTGGCTTTAGTCCTTGCGCAATCGCGAATTGCTTTTGtctatgatatataaataagaagaagCTTACTACGTATCCTAAAACTGtcgtttaacaaaattaataatttcaaatcgTTGTCCACTCCTTGTCAGATAAACATCTTCATTCTCTTAATTGCTAGAGTCTAAATTTAATCGACAGATCAATTTACTCAAAGACAACAGCAACAAGTATTCGCTTTTAAAATTCCAGTTTCCCAATAAACGCAAgctttcaaaattaattacttgACTAGAAGAGACAGCATCCTTGCTGGCATCGTCCTCGACGACCTTTTCCGAGGGCTTGGCGCCCGCATCGATCAACAGTTTTAACAGCTTCACTTCCTGCCTGGGCCAGAGGATGCACTCTGAGCTGTCCAGGTAGCAATCTTCTATCGGTGCTCCGCTGCCTATCATCCAGAGTACTTGAAGCGTGTGCACGTCCAGGTTACAATTTGTGGTGGCGACGTTCGTTATGGACCGTTGCAGGTGTTGTCCAAGCACGCAGATCTCATCGGCGTTCAATTCCGGTCCGCGAAGGGTGTAATAAGCGGCCAGCATCGCGTGACCTTCCACAGCGGAGCACAAATACTTCTGCGTGCAGTGTTTCACGTCCAGCAACCATTCTGCGAAGCTATGATGGAATAACATCAACGCTCCTGCACGAGAAACAGAGATGACTCTGCGTAGAAGGTGGAGACGTCGATTGAAGTCTTCTATGGTGATGTTGGTGCACGCAGTTTTCACGCATTTGTAGAGTATCTCCTGGGTGATGGGTAGTTTTGCGGCTAAGATCACGTTCAATAGAGGTTGGACTTTGGCAAATTGCTTTCGACTGAAGAGCCTTTGACACAGCCATAGGTAGAGACCGTTCAAGGTGCCTGGTATCTCGCGAACCTCGCGTAGAACGATGAAGTTCTCGGCTACTCCGTCGAGAACTTTTTCTAGATAGAGGAAACAGCCGTTGCTCTTGATGTGCAGCTGGTTCAGCATCTCGGCTGTGTCGCGCGAGATGTGCTGCCTGGATGAATGAAAATTAACTCGTATTTAGCGACTGTAATTACAGGTGTTAACTTTTAGTTATCAGTTTATACGCTACAAACAATCACGGAAGCTTGATATTGGAAAGACCAATCAAAAGTTCCAATAATTTCAACAAATGCGATATCAACAAATACACACCTGAGCGCGTCTTCTTGATCCAACCGTGCCAGGATATACTGTTGGATGTCTCTCACCACCAAGGACTTCCTTAGATCGTCTAAAGGGATCTTCCGGAAGCCGCTGAACATCCGTGAGATGGGTTTGCTCTGACGTCGAGCAGTACAAACCAGAAGCAACCATTGAGGGAATAGGTGATGATGATTAGCCAATAATTCAGCGATCGTCCTACTGACGTTATCATTCTCCCTTCTCGAGTCTCTGGTGCCAGTTTGAGGAAGATCCAGAGTCTGTCCCTCGTCGATCGAGTCGACTAACAGGAACAGACAACATTTTGGTGGCTCTAATTCTAATAGAGGGAACAGCAGTGCTTTCTTTAAAGCGTCGTCGGGATCTCTGTCGAGGACATCCGGTTGCAAAGCGGCTTGTATCTCTGGATCAGTTCGAAGTTTCTCCGCGTAGGCTTCTGCTACCATTTCCCTCGATGTCAATGGCACTGTCGTGGCGTTGCTGGTTGTCGTCGCGCTGCCTGGTATCGGTGAGCTCGAAGACACTCTGCGGAATGTTCAAAGAAAATCATTTGTAAAAATCATCGttttaatatagtaatattagaTTCATCGTTTGGAATTAATGGAAATTGTGGAATATATTTTCCAACCATGTAAATTCTACCTTTATTTATCTGCATAACAGAGATAATTTTCACCCGATCGAAGCGTAATTCTAGCGTATAATATAAGTATAGTATTGTAAGACTAAGTTACGAATCTCTGTATAAAAGTCACTGACCTATGAATCCCATCCGAACCAGGTTGCAGAAGCTGAGCAACCAGAGACCTCACAAATTGAGCTGGTGACAACGAAGCCTCGCTTCTAGCCTGACAAAAGTGCCTGGCCAACAATCTCCTGTTTAAGGATCTCTGATGTCTAGCATTGGCACCAGCCGATGGCCAGGCTAATTCTGCACTGAACGCGGTCTTTCCACTTCCTGGGCCACCAACGACCAAAACGCCACACGTCTTCGAAGCTGGCCTCTGTTCCAAGCAGTGGGACAGTTTGGTGAACGCCCATTCGCGGCAGAAGAACCGCTTCTTCTCTATCACTGGTGCAGCCATTCTCTTGCAATAATTCTTCCCGTTTATAGTTAGTCGAACGATCGGTAATTAATCTTTCGTTGCACGGTGTTCTTTCAATGGACCTTCTCCGCGAGGTCTACGTTTCTACTAAACACAATTCTGTCGATTTGAAGCAACTTGTGCGTCTAGATAGGAAACAAAGAGAGGCCGTGTCAGCGATGAAGTATGTCTTTAGAATTGCCTAGGCTAATTGCGTTGGTTTATATCTCGTGTTCAGGTATATAAATTCTTCAGGATACTTCTTTAAACAGCGAACCGAACAGAGTATTACAGTTTTTCTCGTGTTTCGTTGGTTGACGatggtatttatttatttgttgtgTCCTTAATCGTGGTTCTTGATGCAGATTGCAAGAGTAATTGAAACAGGTGACAGTTTAGATTGGCTGTGGTGCGCCACTACGGTTCATCTCGCTGTATTCTGACGAGGGAACATTGGTCGGAGCCCCAGGGGGCTCTGAGGCTTCCTCGGCCTCCATTCAGCCTTCTCATCGCCTCGTCGCGGACGAGCACCGCGCTTCGTATCGCTGCATTCTACGACACCTGAAACAAGGAAAATGGACACGTGGTTTACGTGGATCTCAAAGTTATTTTACCCATGCTCGGTTATTCTATGGTTACTTCGCGTTTCTACGTTTCTTACGTCTCTCTCAATTCGTAAGCTTAAAACTTGTCTGTGTGTTTTTCAAAAGAAGCTTACCGTCCTCGAGGCTACTACCGTCGCTAATTAAAGAGAATTCGATTATTCCCCTCGACACTTGTTTGCATTGGAATTATGTCGTTTCGAGGAGACCCTCGACCTACACCGGAAGTACCATTGCATCTTAATGGATAGCAACATCTGAATACCGTAGTtcccttttttctatttttctgtcTCTTGATTTCTCGTGGTTAGATTCGACGTtaaaattccataaaaatttatttgattaGCTTTaattaaattggaaatttcTTCGTGGATCGAGGCTCCGATAGCTACCACAGAGAAAGGACATATCATTCCCCCTTTGTGCTATAATTATCGAAATTACAAGTTAACCGCGTACCTACCAAATTGAGAGACTTTTAACGctgccgtataacgtataccgcgtataattgatataatcaTTCGATGATTACTACTGTTCGCGCAGAACCGCGAATTTTCACTCCCATAAATATAATACGAAACATCTTGTTGTTATCGCTTTCTCCACGATAATTCGATTAAGCTTATGAAAGAGCGATTTTCGTTTCCATTTATTGTAGTTCGTACGATTGTAAAAGCGGCCGAGTATAGAAAGTAAATTAGCTcgtggaaagaaagaagaaacagcgTCGCAAAAGATCGCATTGTGCGTGCAAAACAGAGGAAAAGTCTCGCCAATTCCAACTGCGAACGCATTGTTCAATTGGAATATCGAAATAATTCACGACATCGTAAATTAAGCGTGTTTTCGCTTCATTCAGAAGCATCCGCCGTTCGAGTTTTCACAGGGTTCAGTCTCAACAAGCGCAAATACGCGGCGGGTAATAATTAGAAAAGTCAGACGCCGAGGTATCTCCTTCTCATTAGTGGAACTAGTTTGTCATTGGCTCTGCGCGTTTACGTTCGTCTCGAGCGTACTCCCGTAATTTTAACCCACCTGTCTCCCGCGAACAGACAATTATCACGGTCGTTTAATACGAATTTCAGATCGTTCACCGTGCAACGAACAACACCGGAATGAGGCTTTTCACTACCTGCGACGGaatctctctcgctctttctctctctctccctttccccCGTCGTATTTCATTCGATAAACTGCTATAGCTAGAAACAGAGTCGTTTGTTATGCCACTCGCAAGTTTGAACAGCGAACAATACAATACATGGAGATTGCTTtcgaaacatttattttttcatatgtaatatgtatctctctctctctcttttttcgaaTACTAAGAGGTGATTATAAGAAACAATGGAATAGAAGGAATTGTAGGAATTTCTTTTGGGCAACGAAGCTTCAGACGAGCTTAAGAATAACAGAAATTGATAGAATAGTGGAATAgtagaaataatttcaatagcGTTTTCCcaataataaattctaaaacATCGAAGAAGAGTGATTGGCAAAAAGATAACGAAACGAGGGAGATTTTAGAGAAAGTCTCTTCGAGAAAGTATATTTTAAGGGAACTttctatagatatttttaacgataaaattttgtatgttaACAGTGTGTGGAAGAACCgagtatatgtgtatgtgtgtgttaaaaaagatatatatattgagGGATTAACGATGAAAGATTAGGAAAGCTAAGAAGCCTGGGGAAAAAATTATCCAACAAGTTTGCGCGTGATTCTAAAATGTTTCACGCGATATCTGTTTTCAATGATTAAATATTCACAAGATCAGGCGCAGGTTTGACGAACCGTGATGGATCTTCCGCGTGGCGgttttaatattatcaaatgGTCGTTTATAAGCGGGCTTctggaaaatttaatattagaacCGGGGTATGTTGTGGAAAGTAATTCTCATTGTTGCTTGCTTGCtcgctgttgttgctgctgctgcggTTCTTCGAACGTTCCGCAGCGGACTTCCGGCGGCGAAATGAGGTCGTATCTTTCGTGGATGCGAGTCGACGCGTGACTGGTTACCGCAGGCTTTTCAAAGCATCTGCGTAACGTCTATCAAGATGCTTGTTCTCCCAAAGGAGAACTGTCGTCCCTGATTTACTCCCCCGGAACAACATCTGTCTTTTGTAATTCGCAATTAATCAGTTACGTTTGATTAACTAGCGCGTATTTTTGCATTCTTTTAAGTGGAGTATCGTGCAATTAGAATCGTAAAATTACTTTATGATTGTTACGTCGATATACCTTTTCCAGGATTTCAAATTACCAGGCGGATATTACGTTCTATCCCTTTGACGGTGTAACAAAGTGGCGAGGAATTCAGAACGAACGACTCAAAGAACGAACCTCACTCGTCGGATATAAGAAACTACGTACTTTCGACTTTTCCTTGGTACCCAGTTGCTGCGTGATAACCGTCGAAGACAGTCTACGCTGCGAGTACCTTAAGACGTGCACTTCTATCGCGAAGAACACGCGAATATCTTCAGATTCCCTTCACCTTGTTCTCCGAGAAACTGAGCCGGGAGATATTGCATGAAATTTTAGCTACTCGCAAAGAAGGACACAGTGTACACGTAGTTAAAATTTGAGGAAGCTCAGAGCTACCGATGTCGAGATATTGCGTCCCAAAGTAAGACCATGTTACGTTAGAACTGTGCAACGTACACATCGTTTGCTTATATTTTCTCTTTTGATTTGTTCGTATTTATGATTTATCGGAAAATTGCATAAGAAGCTATTCATCTCTGCCGCTATAAATTTCTCCAAAAAAGCGCTACGAGAACGAGGAGCCTAGCAACTGGGTCCAGAACGACCCATTATGGGACTTGGCGTCTGGTAGTCCGCGTGTTAAAGGATCTCGCTATCGAAGACAGACGATCGACAAAACCCTGCGATCCTTCGTAACAGCTTCCGTTTCCCCGAGAATCACGCGCACCGATACGAACAAATCAAACGTCTCGTTGGACGCGGGATGCATCGAAGATTTACTGCCTGGCCATGCAGGCTACGCTGGCGGTTTTCGGGCTTATCGCGTTTGTCGCGTCACTGATAGCGAATTTTCGAAATACCCTGGGATAGCGGCGATCGCGAACCCGGACCAGCCTCAACTATCAACTGCGCCGATAAACCTTGACGGGAACGAGCCATTGTCGGTGTTTCCCCTGCTGTTCGTTTTTATCTctgaacaatgtcgcaacgcggTGCGTTGTCTCGAGGATATCGTGGTCGACAAATTAACGCTAACAAATTTCCAGGCTGATCACCGGCTGATTCGATGGAAAAATGGAACGCGCAGTTAATTTATTCGACATTAGGCGGATCGTTGGCGATGGAAGACACCAAAGTGGCGCGTGTCGAGTGGAAAATTACCGCTCGacaacattttctttttaatcagtCAGCTGTTTAAATCtctttgaaaactttgaaaGGCGTGTACCTAAAATGCGTGACGGAAGGTaaacgatgacgagtatactcgtcgaacatAGAGTACGCGTAGCTGTTATataatgtagaattaagttGCACAGAAGTGACCGTTttactttgtaattttattagcgACAGAAAATGGTTAAGCTTCCGCAATGTTTCGGGAACTTTCGAAACAGCGACTGTCGAAATGGGAGGACGACGTTCTTTTACGACATCTAAAAGTTTGTTGCGTATCGGAAATAATCCATTTGCGTTCTCAATGCTTCGTACGTAGCAATATGAAGTtccaatatttctttatatatttctaacTTTAATTCTGCTTCAAGTTACTGACACTGAAAGCTGAGAGCAAAGTACGAAGATTGTTCTACCATATGCAGGGAGCAAAGGAAGTTAAGACGTTTTgcagaaacgaagaaaacaaaCTCGCCGATTCAAGATCTCATCGTCGCTTGCATATCCAAGTAGTACGGTAAATAAGCGCAGCGATTGTCGTTTAATTTGTTTGTCTTATAGCACGCTGAGTAAGTAAGCCTAACGCTAGGAGAAAGTACTATAAAAAGCAAATATAAGAAAAAgtcgaatataaatataaagtaattaaaatacagACGTATCTTTCCCTACATAAAGTTTTGCTTTATAACTGGCAAATTGCCATAGGAGATATCTTAAATCGCTACAAAGAACACATACATACTTGCGCGTACAAATCTACTCCAAGTAATTAAAAACGTTCGAAAGCTGAAATGTCTCTTTACTTTCCACCGAATCGTCACTTTCTATCATCGAAAAATTTCTTAGATTTATTAGAAACTCGCGTTCTTTCGCTTCCTATCTTCCTATCTCGTTGTATTGAAAACCATAAGATGTAGCGTTAGAATCGCAACGagatacatcgttatacgtaaatAGCCAAGAGACGGTTCCGCTAAAGGATGTGTGCGTTTTTGATCGGTTGGATCGAAGAAAATTGTACGTTGAAGGATCGAAATAGCCGTTCGACGGTCGCATTATACTAAGAAGAAGAACACGCTTCGATCGTCGCGGATTCAGCTTCGCGCTATTTAAAATTCATACAAAGCGAAGTGATGCCAGGCTTGACCCACTTAGAGGCTGGTGAACATCGCCACCCTCCGTATTTGGTCAGGAACGAGAGTCTAGCCAACGATGTTCATTAAATTCACGACGGATAGACAACGACGTCGACCTCGGGGACCAGATCTCGCTCGTTGTTCCGTCGCTGGCGTATCGTAGCTTATCATCATCTGACACGAATAACTCGAACGTTATCCCAGATTCGATTTTCCGATACGTCGATCGCGTCCCTCGGCGAAACATCGAAGGTTCTTCTCCGCGATTCACCAAGGTTTCTGGCCATTTGTCACGGTTCTCCCTCTCCGCAGCAGATCCTTCTACGCGAAAAGAACGTTCCGCGAAAGATACGCGTGTTACAAGGCTGCTGCACAGTTAGCACAGCTAGGTATTTAACAAACAAATTCGGCATAAAGTTATTAATTCTTCGAGAGATTCAGAATGCGTTTGCTTGGCAAGTGTAAAGAAAATATCCGAGAAATATCATTAACTGCGAAATGATGGTAGAAGGATGTGGCGATGGCTGTCTTAacgcgtttatgggaaattggAAGGAGAAAGAGGGCTGTGAAGATATGCAAAAGTATAATATGTatcatataaatgtataaaagtatATAGAAATGGATATTCAAAGTGTTGGTACACGTTGGCATATTTAATAAGCCAGGCAAAATGTTGTTTCTTTAGTTGTGTTCGTCAAAGAATGTGAATCTCCATGGATATCgtcagtttaattaattaacaacgatCGGAGGAGAATTGGAGATTTGTATAGGAAGATATCGTGGAATAGACAAAAGACGATGATCGCAACGGGAGCCGAGAGATCGGTGCCTTCTAATTACGTTTCTGAAGCTGCTTGTTCGAAAGCAGCTCGAGGGAGAAGAGGAACAATCGATCGTCGCGGAAGAAACCGAGGGAAAACACGCTTTCGCGTTTTCGCGCAACTCTCACGGCCGACGTGAGACAGATTTACAGTAATTAAAACGTGGCGAATGCAAGGAAACTCCGGCAGGATTGGCTAACGGATGGTCGCCAATTAACTTCACGGAATCATGAGAAATCAGCAATGTATTTTGTCCAACAGTCTGTTCGGTTTCGAAAGGTAAATTGCACGAGCACTCTATTTTGTCGAAGATCTTCATCTGTCGCTGCTGATATTTCCAATGCAGGCTGCACCATGAGTTTTCAACTTGAATGTTGAATTGTTCGATGGAAATTAATTCTCGCACCCTGTCGTACGTTTGgattaattatatgatattaatataaacTCTACAAGTCACCGAGAAATTCTGTTTAATTCTTCGATCTATTTgcagaagaaatatttttagagaaattttacaagtcacaAGCTGCCGATTTACAATACCAATAACTTCTTCTTAACTCTTGAATCTACTTGTGAAACAAATCTTTATTTACGTCCTATTTTCTTTGCTCGTATTTTACGAACATAAGAATCACCATAAAAATTCGTAGTCCCATTGCTACTTAGCAAACTATTGCGCAAGAGAAACTTGGGAATTCGACTCTATTTACACCCACGTATCTCCAAAGATCCTTACGAGATTCCCTGGCCCACGATGTATATCGTTTCAACCAAGATCAAACTTCTCGAACTGTCGCTTCGAAATATCGTTTGTCGTAAGATTAGGTGCCTAAGCaaggagaaaagaaggaaaaatatgcAAACGAAGCTGCGTTAATCCAGTGTAAGGCTAAACTTGTGCTATCCAAGGTGTGACGTTAGTTTTGCATGTATTACGGTCTTAACGCGGACAAATTGGATTTGTCGTTAGTCGAGATTAGAGTAATCTACTTAGAAAGAGATGTAAATCATGTTATTACGACTGATTTCAGCCTTCGTTATGATTCATTGTTACGCAGAGTCGAATTGCTATAGAATTATTTTAGTTTCAATATCGGAACAATTTGTCACACCGTAGTGTCGACAGATCGAACTATCTTTTATCCGCAGTTCCGCATAATCAGATCGAACCGACGCGAAAACTCACCACGTGCAACCTGCTCCCATTGCAATGAGGATCTTTGGCGAGAAATTAGCGAAGAATTTAGACAGCTCAATAGAATTTCATCGAACTGTATATTATACGCATTAGTCGTTCGATACACGCCAGCTAACGAGCCAGAAAACCCTGTGCTCAAgtttacttgataaattttcaaactcgattttctcgaaagctAAACCTTAAATGACAAAAATGTTATTCTTGTTCCTATTTTTCCGTAAGGAATCACCTCGTGGCCGCTTGTACGCGTTATTCGGCCGCACCCCGTATATTTGTCAGGAGTTCAATTGGCGTGGCAT is drawn from Bombus terrestris chromosome 12, iyBomTerr1.2, whole genome shotgun sequence and contains these coding sequences:
- the LOC100645921 gene encoding ankyrin repeat domain-containing protein 50 isoform X3, giving the protein MAAPVIEKKRFFCREWAFTKLSHCLEQRPASKTCGVLVVGGPGSGKTAFSAELAWPSAGANARHQRSLNRRLLARHFCQARSEASLSPAQFVRSLVAQLLQPGSDGIHRVSSSSPIPGSATTTSNATTVPLTSREMVAEAYAEKLRTDPEIQAALQPDVLDRDPDDALKKALLFPLLELEPPKCCLFLLVDSIDEGQTLDLPQTGTRDSRRENDNVSRTIAELLANHHHLFPQWLLLVCTARRQSKPISRMFSGFRKIPLDDLRKSLVVRDIQQYILARLDQEDALRQHISRDTAEMLNQLHIKSNGCFLYLEKVLDGVAENFIVLREVREIPGTLNGLYLWLCQRLFSRKQFAKVQPLLNVILAAKLPITQEILYKCVKTACTNITIEDFNRRLHLLRRVISVSRAGALMLFHHSFAEWLLDVKHCTQKYLCSAVEGHAMLAAYYTLRGPELNADEICVLGQHLQRSITNVATTNCNLDVHTLQVLWMIGSGAPIEDCYLDSSECILWPRQEVKLLKLLIDAGAKPSEKVVEDDASKDAVSSSQVSQDVSPMDESPSEPLTELLGESGDINQADSCGRTVLHTLAADGNASLLELALATCPQAKLEATDRHGQTPLNLAARHGYADVVRVLLASGACADHADCDGWTALRAAAWGGHTQVVTILLERGAAVDHQDKDGMTPLLVAAFEGHRDVCELLLEYEADVDHCDATGRTPLWAAASMGHGSVVALLLFWGCYVDSIDNEGRTVLSVAAAQGGTDVVKQLLDRGLDEQHRDNSGWTPLHYAAFEGHIDVCEALLEAGAKIDETDNDGKGALMLAAQEGHAALVERLLEQHRAPIDQHAHDGKTALRLAALEGHYDTVRVLLSHNADVNAKDADGRSTLYILALENRLAMARFLLEHARADVESRDSEGRTPLHVSAWQGHVEMVALLLTEGSASVNACDNENRTPLHSAAWQGHAAIVRLLLEHGATPDHTCNQGATALGIAAQEGHEHCVRALLNHGADPSHSDHCGRNAIKVAAKSGHDTVVRLLEEHSANQRSLRPGINGGGSSSATSVTSNSTAETKPSSAILNPLSTQYSPAESPDSTKRRSCVSLGNNSSNSKSSSNLTGSTKSDQGKFNQNSMVNQVIKTPLSFTQQLQQCSRGAKSRPLSKLLSPLKSEPQSPIYASPPHSPLSDSLIPYSPTNTSPPSAQTAANVIQSQLGVSLLTGNQNIPYKAQIGGYNHTSAIYEPINIKTEIIDKNDISKPFELTNEMLGLSVTKDKKNGLDEKRNSADTHFTRDTHMRIILGNSGAGVGRSVKHTSDHTPASASNAKPKRNGLVSNPAMRLVAGVRNGIENATNRNKPITTRVNGFQWKAEARKETPL
- the LOC100645921 gene encoding ankyrin repeat domain-containing protein 50 isoform X5 — its product is MAAPVIEKKRFFCREWAFTKLSHCLEQRPASKTCGVLVVGGPGSGKTAFSAELAWPSAGANARHQRSLNRRLLARHFCQARSEASLSPAQFVRSLVAQLLQPGSDGIHRVSSSSPIPGSATTTSNATTVPLTSREMVAEAYAEKLRTDPEIQAALQPDVLDRDPDDALKKALLFPLLELEPPKCCLFLLVDSIDEGQTLDLPQTGTRDSRRENDNVSRTIAELLANHHHLFPQWLLLVCTARRQSKPISRMFSGFRKIPLDDLRKSLVVRDIQQYILARLDQEDALRQHISRDTAEMLNQLHIKSNGCFLYLEKVLDGVAENFIVLREVREIPGTLNGLYLWLCQRLFSRKQFAKVQPLLNVILAAKLPITQEILYKCVKTACTNITIEDFNRRLHLLRRVISVSRAGALMLFHHSFAEWLLDVKHCTQKYLCSAVEGHAMLAAYYTLRGPELNADEICVLGQHLQRSITNVATTNCNLDVHTLQVLWMIGSGAPIEDCYLDSSECILWPRQEVKLLKLLIDAGAKPSEKVVEDDASKDAVSSSQVSQDVSPMDESPSEPLTELLGESGDINQADSCGRTVLHTLAADGNASLLELALATCPQAKLEATDRHGQTPLNLAARHGYADVVRVLLASGACADHADCDGWTALRAAAWGGHTQVVEMLLEHGAMVDCADWDQRTALRAAAWGGHEDIVKALLQHGADVNRTDDEGRTALIAAAYMGHSEIVEHLLDFGAEIDHADNDGRTALSVAALCVPSNHGYAKVVTILLERGAAVDHQDKDGMTPLLVAAFEGHRDVCELLLEYEADVDHCDATGRTPLWAAASMGHGSVVALLLFWGCYVDSIDNEGRTVLSVAAAQGGTDVVKQLLDRGLDEQHRDNSGWTPLHYAAFEGHIDVCEALLEAGAKIDETDNDGKGALMLAAQEGHAALVERLLEQHRAPIDQHAHDGKTALRLAALEGHYDTVRVLLSHNADVNAKDADGRSTLYILALENRLAMARFLLEHARADVESRDSEGRTPLHVSAWQGHVEMVALLLTEGSASVNACDNENRTPLHSAAWQGHAAIVRLLLEHGATPDHTCNQGATALGIAAQEGHEHCVRALLNHGADPSHSDHCGRNAIKVAAKSGHDTVVRLLEEHSANQRSLRPGINGGGSSSATSVTSNSTAETKPSSAILNPLSTQYSPAESPDSTKRRSCVSLGNNSSNSKSSSNLTGSTKSDQGKFNQNSMVNQVVLSETPQQDTGIRYCGWRIVITKKRKSINKFFSFYLSKIKLPHMKK